A single window of Sporosarcina sp. Marseille-Q4943 DNA harbors:
- a CDS encoding DUF1934 domain-containing protein: MESNKDGQIVDVRLQSTIRHVGQAADKHELEASGTLIEKAGKTYLRFVEDLNGEQVRTMVKLEEGDALIMRNGAVQMRLPFSLDEMRPGTYGNGPATFDLLVKTTKLEVGADKFTAHYELHAEGALLGRHELTITYTEGQK, translated from the coding sequence GTGGAATCAAATAAGGATGGACAAATCGTCGATGTCCGGCTGCAATCAACGATCCGGCATGTTGGCCAAGCTGCGGACAAGCATGAACTGGAAGCTTCGGGTACATTGATTGAAAAAGCGGGAAAGACTTATTTGCGATTTGTGGAAGATTTGAACGGTGAACAAGTGCGGACGATGGTGAAGCTGGAAGAGGGAGACGCATTGATCATGCGGAACGGAGCGGTTCAAATGCGCTTGCCGTTCTCGCTCGACGAAATGCGACCGGGCACGTACGGCAACGGTCCGGCAACTTTCGATCTCCTCGTGAAGACGACGAAGCTGGAAGTCGGGGCGGACAAATTTACGGCGCACTATGAGCTGCATGCGGAAGGCGCATTGCTTGGCAGACACGAATTGACGATTACATATACGGAGGGACAAAAATGA
- a CDS encoding iron ABC transporter permease produces MNKATLAYIVSAATLLVAVWLGVSIGTVKIPISTFWDSSDTTASNILWKIRMPRVILAGLVGAALAISGAAFQGLLKNPLADPYTLGVSSGASVGAVVTLFFGLSIPILGTYTLPVFSMTGAALTMFLVIGFARLVDRSMKMETIILTGIIFGSFLGSVLSLMIALTGEELRQIIGWLLGSVSMRGWNYIIMVLPFVVIGSFILWMNRRELNAMLFGEERAHHLGVNVKRRKFMILIGGSILTGSAVAVSGTIGFVGLVVPHMTRLLWGADHRHLLTLSFMNGASLLIICDLIARTIISPSELPVGVITAFIGAPVFAYIFYRQRRKGAM; encoded by the coding sequence GTGAATAAAGCAACACTCGCCTACATCGTGTCCGCCGCCACGCTTCTAGTGGCGGTATGGCTCGGTGTTTCGATTGGAACCGTCAAAATTCCGATCAGTACGTTTTGGGATTCGTCGGATACGACCGCTTCTAACATCTTGTGGAAAATTCGGATGCCCCGCGTCATTTTAGCAGGGCTTGTCGGCGCGGCACTCGCCATATCAGGGGCCGCCTTCCAAGGATTGCTGAAAAATCCGCTCGCTGATCCTTACACACTCGGAGTGTCATCCGGCGCCTCGGTGGGTGCTGTCGTGACACTCTTTTTCGGTTTATCGATTCCAATACTAGGCACATACACATTGCCTGTTTTCAGCATGACGGGGGCTGCCTTGACGATGTTCCTCGTCATCGGCTTCGCAAGGCTCGTCGACCGTTCAATGAAAATGGAGACAATCATCCTTACCGGAATCATCTTCGGATCGTTTCTTGGCTCGGTCCTGTCGCTCATGATCGCGCTCACCGGAGAGGAACTGCGGCAGATCATCGGCTGGCTGCTCGGCAGCGTCTCGATGCGCGGCTGGAATTATATTATTATGGTGCTGCCGTTCGTTGTCATCGGATCCTTCATTCTCTGGATGAACCGGAGGGAACTGAACGCGATGCTGTTCGGTGAAGAACGCGCCCATCATTTAGGTGTCAACGTCAAACGCCGCAAGTTCATGATTCTCATCGGTGGCTCGATCCTAACAGGGTCCGCTGTCGCCGTATCCGGAACAATCGGCTTCGTCGGCCTCGTCGTCCCGCATATGACACGCCTCCTGTGGGGGGCTGACCACCGGCATTTGCTTACGTTATCATTCATGAACGGCGCGTCATTGCTTATCATTTGCGACCTCATCGCCCGGACGATCATCTCGCCTTCGGAACTTCCGGTCGGCGTCATTACGGCGTTCATCGGTGCGCCGGTGTTCGCGTACATCTTCTACAGACAGAGAAGGAAAGGGGCCATGTAA
- a CDS encoding transglycosylase domain-containing protein, with protein MRRVDYIKKKKRKNFTRRIGLLIVTALTAFFTMFLCLRLYAQITGAPSLSVPKASVFLDKNGRQIGDKFSAERRYWVGLDEISPFLIDAVIATEDRNFYEHNGFDYKRIAGAVLKDVKTMRKAEGASSITMQYARNLFLTHEKSWNRKIKESLIAYRLETFYDKDVILEGYLNTIYFGHGMYGVEAASRFYFAKSAGDLTLEEAAVITAIAKGPSVYDPLDNPERSRNRQLLILSLMEDQGFITEVQRQRAVDVAVTLKTEDWKDMKRVAPYFLDEVWREAEQILNKKGRYPAEGGWTIRTTLDPHHQQTAEEYINKWMPDSGLQVGFMSMEPETGAITSLVGGIDYRESPFNRVTQAKRQPGSAMKPILYAAALEEGYNPLTFLSTERTIFTYDEGRSTYEPKNINGKFAGHPISLAQAIAISDNIYAVKTLEDIGYKKFNKMAERLGLDVKFQESPAVALGTSTVTLLEMTNAYNRLSSGGLEVEPTTILSITDADGKTVYEQPKKSTKRVITEQDAFVLTHLLTGMFDPVFNDYSISTGLSMRSKQKRPYAAKSGTTISDQYLIGYTPSLTAGIWTGYDVGQQLTEPEDKAASKKIWIDFMETVHAGKTPEPFIPPKGVSGVIVDVETGGIAVNECPKQRLMYLKEKDMPQKLCTDKNLREQRNGEDDDSGTFELFPFSFFE; from the coding sequence ATGAGACGAGTCGATTATATAAAGAAAAAGAAAAGGAAAAACTTCACTCGACGGATCGGCCTGCTGATTGTAACGGCGCTGACGGCTTTTTTCACTATGTTTCTATGCCTTCGCCTTTATGCGCAAATTACGGGCGCCCCTTCGTTGAGCGTGCCGAAAGCGAGCGTGTTCCTCGATAAAAACGGACGGCAGATCGGCGACAAGTTTTCCGCGGAGCGTCGGTATTGGGTAGGTTTAGATGAAATTTCCCCGTTCCTCATCGATGCGGTCATCGCGACGGAGGACCGCAATTTTTATGAGCATAACGGGTTTGATTACAAACGGATTGCCGGGGCTGTTTTGAAAGACGTGAAGACGATGCGGAAAGCGGAAGGCGCGAGCTCCATCACTATGCAGTATGCCCGGAATTTGTTTTTGACACATGAAAAATCGTGGAACCGGAAAATAAAAGAATCTCTCATTGCGTATCGATTGGAAACTTTTTACGACAAGGATGTCATTTTGGAAGGCTATTTGAATACGATCTATTTCGGACATGGAATGTATGGTGTCGAGGCGGCGAGCAGATTTTATTTCGCAAAGTCGGCTGGGGATTTGACACTTGAAGAGGCCGCGGTCATTACAGCGATTGCGAAAGGGCCATCCGTTTACGACCCGTTGGATAATCCGGAGCGTTCCCGAAATCGCCAATTGCTGATCCTCTCCCTCATGGAGGACCAGGGTTTCATTACCGAAGTACAGCGGCAGCGCGCGGTGGACGTGGCGGTGACACTGAAGACCGAGGACTGGAAGGACATGAAGCGGGTCGCCCCATACTTTTTGGATGAAGTGTGGCGGGAAGCGGAGCAGATTTTGAATAAAAAAGGGCGCTATCCTGCGGAAGGCGGCTGGACGATCCGGACGACGCTCGACCCGCATCACCAGCAGACGGCGGAGGAATACATCAATAAATGGATGCCGGATAGCGGGCTGCAAGTCGGCTTCATGTCGATGGAACCTGAAACCGGGGCGATCACTTCGCTCGTCGGAGGAATTGATTACAGAGAGAGCCCTTTCAACCGGGTGACGCAGGCGAAACGGCAGCCGGGGTCCGCGATGAAGCCGATTTTGTACGCGGCGGCGCTCGAAGAAGGCTATAATCCGCTCACGTTCCTATCGACGGAACGGACGATCTTCACGTATGACGAAGGCCGCTCGACGTATGAGCCGAAAAACATTAACGGCAAGTTTGCGGGACATCCGATCTCCCTAGCGCAGGCAATCGCCATTTCGGATAATATTTACGCCGTGAAGACACTTGAGGATATCGGATATAAAAAGTTCAATAAAATGGCGGAACGGCTCGGGCTTGACGTTAAGTTCCAAGAATCGCCAGCTGTCGCTTTGGGCACTTCGACCGTTACGTTGCTGGAAATGACAAACGCGTATAACCGGCTTTCGTCAGGCGGATTGGAAGTGGAACCAACGACGATCCTTTCGATCACGGACGCGGATGGGAAAACAGTGTACGAACAGCCGAAGAAGAGCACGAAACGGGTCATCACCGAACAGGATGCATTCGTGCTCACCCATTTGCTGACAGGTATGTTCGACCCGGTTTTCAACGATTACTCCATCTCGACGGGGTTGTCGATGCGCTCGAAGCAAAAACGGCCGTACGCCGCAAAATCGGGCACAACCATTTCCGACCAATACTTGATCGGCTACACCCCTTCGCTTACAGCGGGAATCTGGACGGGCTATGACGTCGGCCAGCAATTGACGGAGCCTGAAGACAAGGCCGCCTCGAAGAAAATTTGGATCGACTTCATGGAGACCGTCCACGCAGGCAAAACGCCGGAGCCGTTCATCCCTCCGAAAGGCGTGAGCGGCGTCATCGTCGACGTCGAAACCGGCGGCATCGCAGTCAACGAATGCCCGAAGCAGCGGCTCATGTATTTGAAGGAGAAAGACATGCCGCAAAAGCTGTGCACCGACAAAAACTTGCGTGAACAGCGAAACGGCGAAGATGACGACTCCGGCACATTCGAACTGTTCCCGTTCTCTTTCTTTGAGTAA
- a CDS encoding ABC transporter substrate-binding protein — MKKMWQLWLTAILATFLLAACGTENAEKDNKPATENTQKEETTEAAFPLTLKDAVGNDITLEKAPETIVSMIPSNTEILFALGLNDEIVGVNDWDNYPEEALEKEKIGGQEFNVEKIVSMTPDIVFAHESMLGISDEGLQQLRDAGINVFVVKNAADFEETYETIETIGKATGKTEEAAAIIEDMKAKVEEVLAKTATVENKKRVLIENSDAPEIYAPGKNTFMQEMLDMIGAENIVTEEGWAMISPEEIVSQNPDVILIMYSYVPDIVESVKKRDGFGDITAVKEDAVVQVDEDITSRTGPRLAIGLEEVAKAIYPEAFGE; from the coding sequence ATGAAGAAGATGTGGCAGCTTTGGCTAACAGCAATCCTGGCGACGTTCCTGCTCGCGGCATGCGGCACGGAAAACGCGGAGAAAGACAACAAACCAGCAACAGAAAATACACAGAAAGAAGAAACGACGGAAGCGGCATTCCCGCTCACGCTCAAAGACGCGGTCGGCAATGACATTACACTCGAAAAAGCCCCTGAAACAATCGTCTCCATGATTCCGAGCAACACGGAAATCCTGTTCGCGCTCGGCCTGAATGACGAAATTGTCGGCGTCAACGATTGGGACAATTATCCGGAAGAAGCATTGGAGAAAGAGAAAATCGGCGGACAGGAATTCAATGTCGAAAAGATCGTCTCGATGACACCGGATATCGTGTTCGCGCATGAATCGATGCTCGGCATTAGCGACGAGGGCTTGCAACAGCTCCGCGACGCGGGAATCAATGTATTCGTCGTGAAAAATGCGGCGGATTTCGAAGAGACGTACGAAACGATTGAAACGATCGGCAAGGCGACTGGCAAGACGGAAGAAGCCGCTGCAATCATCGAGGACATGAAAGCGAAAGTCGAAGAAGTTCTCGCGAAAACAGCAACTGTCGAGAATAAAAAACGCGTACTCATAGAAAACTCGGATGCGCCAGAAATTTATGCACCGGGCAAAAATACATTCATGCAGGAAATGCTTGATATGATCGGCGCTGAAAATATCGTGACGGAAGAAGGCTGGGCGATGATCAGCCCGGAGGAAATCGTGAGCCAGAACCCTGACGTCATCCTCATCATGTACAGCTACGTGCCTGACATTGTTGAGAGTGTGAAAAAACGGGACGGTTTCGGTGACATCACTGCCGTCAAAGAAGATGCGGTCGTCCAAGTCGATGAAGACATAACGAGCCGCACAGGTCCACGTCTCGCAATCGGCCTGGAAGAAGTCGCAAAAGCCATCTATCCGGAGGCGTTTGGTGAATAA
- the cbiB gene encoding adenosylcobinamide-phosphate synthase CbiB, with protein MQAHFMAIAIGFILDRAIGDPPNWPHPVRWIGTLISKCTAVLNNGRARVLKGAGMLFIVVFIVTAIVLAIVWSAYQLHIAVGIVVEAILIAIGLAQKSLRDAALDVYEPLAADDLEEARKKLSWIVGRDTDTLQEGGIARGAIETVSENTADGITSPLFWAFLFGAPGLWMYKAVNTLDSMIGYKDDRYREFGKFSARADDVLNFIPARITGFLILVFMKNEGGIPLGKRFVGWSKDARNHPSPNSGFLEAATAWQLGVTLGGKSTYRGTESVRPEIGPGLRPLQAADIKLTIVQMHMASFAFWMLMTIIGVIFYAIA; from the coding sequence ATGCAGGCCCATTTCATGGCAATCGCGATCGGGTTCATCCTCGACCGCGCCATCGGGGATCCCCCGAACTGGCCGCATCCCGTGCGATGGATCGGTACTCTTATCTCGAAATGTACCGCGGTCCTAAACAACGGGCGCGCCCGCGTACTGAAAGGCGCAGGGATGCTGTTCATCGTCGTTTTCATCGTTACGGCGATTGTTCTCGCTATCGTCTGGTCTGCCTACCAACTACATATCGCTGTCGGAATTGTCGTCGAAGCCATCCTCATCGCCATCGGGCTCGCCCAGAAAAGCTTGCGGGACGCTGCACTCGATGTGTACGAGCCGCTAGCAGCTGACGATCTCGAGGAAGCACGGAAAAAGCTTTCGTGGATTGTCGGCCGCGACACCGACACACTGCAAGAAGGCGGGATTGCCCGTGGCGCGATCGAAACGGTATCGGAAAATACAGCCGACGGCATTACGTCGCCGTTGTTCTGGGCTTTCCTCTTCGGTGCGCCAGGATTATGGATGTATAAAGCCGTCAACACGCTCGACTCGATGATCGGCTACAAAGATGACCGCTACCGTGAGTTCGGCAAGTTTTCCGCACGCGCTGATGATGTGTTGAACTTCATTCCCGCAAGGATTACCGGCTTCCTTATCCTCGTTTTCATGAAGAATGAAGGCGGAATCCCTCTTGGGAAGCGGTTCGTCGGCTGGAGCAAAGACGCCAGGAACCACCCGAGCCCGAACAGCGGATTTCTCGAAGCAGCAACCGCGTGGCAGCTCGGCGTCACATTAGGTGGCAAAAGTACATATAGGGGAACCGAATCGGTGCGACCGGAAATCGGCCCCGGACTGCGGCCGTTGCAAGCCGCGGATATTAAATTGACGATTGTCCAAATGCATATGGCTTCATTCGCCTTTTGGATGCTCATGACCATCATAGGAGTGATTTTCTATGCAATTGCCTGA
- a CDS encoding YwgA family protein, giving the protein MLQEHARIVQFISMAEEVRGRKKLQKMIYIAKKMDFPFAEKYELHMYGPYSEELTLRVEELCEMGFLSESCTDKGSYVQYSYNVTEEGGRFLETAAAAHEKLADCIDRLNGKSSRFLELVSTLLYFDYLPKDEQVAKVHIVKNKLNFTEDEMQAAFDFIAELQACSVIV; this is encoded by the coding sequence TTGTTGCAGGAACATGCTAGGATTGTGCAATTCATTTCCATGGCAGAAGAAGTTCGCGGGCGGAAGAAACTGCAGAAGATGATCTATATCGCGAAAAAGATGGATTTCCCTTTCGCTGAAAAATACGAGTTGCATATGTACGGCCCTTATTCGGAGGAATTGACACTCCGGGTCGAGGAGCTTTGCGAAATGGGCTTCCTGTCGGAGAGCTGCACGGACAAGGGATCGTACGTCCAATACAGCTACAACGTGACGGAAGAAGGCGGGCGATTCCTCGAAACGGCTGCAGCGGCGCATGAAAAACTTGCGGACTGCATTGATCGGCTGAACGGAAAAAGCTCAAGATTCCTGGAGCTCGTATCGACGTTGCTCTATTTCGATTATCTGCCGAAGGACGAGCAAGTTGCGAAAGTGCATATTGTGAAAAATAAACTGAATTTCACCGAGGACGAAATGCAGGCAGCATTTGATTTTATTGCAGAACTGCAGGCGTGTTCGGTCATAGTATAA
- the argS gene encoding arginine--tRNA ligase, which produces MNAVEKIQQEIKDAFREAVLASGLAEESVMPDIILETPKNKENGDYATNIAMQLTKIAKKPPRAIAEAILEKLDTSSTSINSLEIAGPGFINIKLKSDYLGEVVKTVLAQGADYGRSTYGENLKVQVEFVSANPTGDLHLGHARGASIGDSLCNILDFAGFDVSREYYINDAGNQVNNLALSVEARYFQALGLEKEMPEDGYHGQDIIDIGEKLAEEFGDQYVNVPEKERQDFFRTYGLEFELAKLKKDLEDFRVPFDNWFSETSLYTDGKIGIALDKLRANGHVFEEDGATWFRSTTFGDDKDRVLIKNDGTYTYLTPDIAYHEDKLRRGFDKLINIWGADHHGYIPRMKAAIEALGYDRDTLEVEVAQMVQLYKDGEKFKMSKRTGKAVTLRELVEEVGLDAVRYFFAMRSADSQMDFDLDLAISQSNENPVYYSQYAHARISSILRQADEANLAASTDHVELLQTEKELSLLKKIGDFPRAVSDSARLRSPHRITNYIQELAAEFHSFYNAEKVLDPDNRDLSEARLALITATRTTIANALKLIGVAAPERM; this is translated from the coding sequence ATGAACGCAGTTGAAAAGATCCAACAGGAAATAAAAGACGCATTCCGCGAAGCGGTGCTCGCTTCGGGACTGGCGGAGGAATCCGTAATGCCGGATATCATCCTCGAAACGCCGAAAAACAAAGAGAACGGGGACTATGCAACGAATATCGCGATGCAATTGACGAAAATCGCGAAAAAGCCGCCTCGTGCCATTGCGGAAGCGATCCTTGAGAAATTGGACACGTCTTCGACTTCCATCAACTCATTGGAGATTGCGGGACCAGGGTTCATCAACATCAAGCTGAAAAGCGATTATTTAGGGGAAGTCGTCAAAACGGTGCTTGCCCAAGGAGCCGATTACGGTCGTTCAACGTATGGCGAGAATTTAAAGGTCCAAGTCGAATTCGTCTCGGCAAATCCGACAGGCGACTTGCATTTAGGGCATGCGCGCGGTGCATCAATCGGTGATTCACTGTGCAATATCCTCGATTTTGCCGGCTTTGACGTATCACGGGAATATTACATCAATGACGCGGGCAATCAAGTGAATAACTTGGCCCTTTCAGTCGAGGCGCGATACTTCCAAGCATTGGGTCTTGAAAAGGAAATGCCGGAGGATGGCTACCATGGACAGGACATCATCGATATTGGCGAAAAGCTTGCCGAGGAATTTGGCGATCAGTACGTGAATGTCCCTGAAAAGGAGCGTCAGGACTTTTTCAGGACATACGGACTGGAATTCGAATTGGCGAAACTGAAGAAGGACTTGGAAGATTTCCGCGTACCGTTCGATAATTGGTTCTCGGAAACGTCGCTCTATACGGACGGCAAAATCGGCATCGCGCTCGATAAATTGCGCGCGAACGGACATGTATTCGAAGAGGACGGCGCGACGTGGTTCCGCTCGACGACGTTCGGGGACGATAAAGACCGCGTCCTCATTAAAAATGACGGCACATACACATATTTGACGCCGGATATCGCATACCACGAAGACAAGCTCCGCCGCGGCTTCGACAAACTCATCAACATTTGGGGAGCCGACCACCATGGCTACATTCCGCGGATGAAAGCGGCGATCGAGGCGCTTGGCTACGATCGCGACACGCTTGAAGTGGAAGTTGCCCAAATGGTGCAACTGTACAAAGACGGCGAGAAGTTCAAAATGAGCAAGCGTACCGGAAAAGCGGTTACGTTGCGCGAGCTCGTCGAAGAAGTCGGATTGGACGCAGTCCGTTATTTCTTCGCGATGCGCTCTGCCGATTCACAAATGGACTTCGATTTGGATTTAGCCATTTCACAATCCAATGAAAACCCGGTTTATTATTCGCAATACGCGCACGCACGTATTTCATCGATTCTCCGTCAAGCGGATGAAGCGAACCTTGCAGCATCGACGGATCATGTAGAGCTATTGCAGACGGAAAAGGAATTGTCATTGCTGAAGAAAATCGGCGACTTCCCGCGCGCCGTCAGCGATTCGGCAAGACTCCGCTCGCCGCACCGGATTACAAACTACATCCAGGAGCTGGCCGCAGAATTCCACAGCTTCTACAACGCCGAAAAAGTGCTCGACCCGGACAATCGCGACCTGTCCGAAGCACGTCTCGCATTGATTACAGCAACACGCACGACAATCGCCAACGCACTGAAACTCATCGGCGTTGCCGCACCGGAAAGAATGTAA
- a CDS encoding YwhD family protein yields the protein MTNEQKPKRKMGFTIIKDDPTDGHGGFGIGALSLENVSPVIIDIEEGEARIEIGAMHARSDTERGVKFTTNREDSEGGKPYWLVWVTIDFQQEGPYYAGVTACEMIVNREKRRGYKVLADHVNKMDKSMKRNIIVDHMDDKSKQILADFLSTHNKEMWERSEPKLRIDLGTESPQL from the coding sequence ATGACGAATGAGCAGAAACCGAAACGGAAAATGGGATTCACCATTATAAAAGATGATCCGACCGATGGACACGGAGGATTCGGAATCGGGGCATTGTCATTGGAAAACGTCTCGCCGGTCATCATCGATATCGAAGAAGGGGAAGCGCGCATCGAAATTGGGGCGATGCATGCCCGCAGCGACACGGAGCGCGGTGTGAAGTTCACGACGAACCGCGAAGACTCCGAAGGCGGGAAACCGTACTGGCTCGTCTGGGTGACAATCGATTTCCAGCAGGAAGGCCCTTATTATGCAGGTGTCACTGCATGTGAAATGATCGTAAACCGTGAAAAGCGCAGAGGGTACAAGGTTCTTGCGGATCATGTGAATAAAATGGACAAATCGATGAAACGGAATATTATCGTTGATCATATGGACGACAAGTCGAAACAGATCCTCGCAGACTTCCTTTCAACTCACAACAAGGAAATGTGGGAGCGCAGCGAACCGAAATTGCGTATCGATCTCGGCACCGAATCGCCGCAATTATGA
- a CDS encoding 2-hydroxymuconate tautomerase has translation MPIVTVKMIEGRTDEQKRNLCEKVSAVVAETTGAPIQNVSVIIEEMSKNHYATGGKRLSDAE, from the coding sequence ATGCCAATCGTAACCGTAAAAATGATTGAAGGCCGCACGGACGAGCAGAAGCGCAATCTCTGTGAAAAAGTATCTGCAGTCGTCGCTGAAACGACGGGTGCTCCTATTCAAAACGTTTCTGTCATCATTGAAGAAATGTCGAAAAACCATTATGCAACCGGAGGCAAGCGCCTTAGCGATGCTGAATGA
- a CDS encoding adenosylcobinamide amidohydrolase gives MLQVDNLTGGYGKEPIVKNISFRVNKGEVLGILGPNGSGKSTLLKIISGILPAQQGTVRIDGEDAKAYSQKQFAKKVAVLPQLHAHAFSHTVKDTVALGRYPHQTGLFSSWSDADERAVTEALAYTGVTRYKDTAIELLSGGEQQRVFVAQALAQEAPILLLDEPTNHLDIAHQQQLLDTIRNHAIEKGVTVISVFHDVNLASLYCDRLLLMEKGEVAMIGDPQDVIRESTIGKVYNARVKTQPHPELPKPQMTLLPQKIEESKPFTVNKGHFTVTAERVSIQVNQPLKTVSSAVVNAGLGWYRVFVNRHVDENYNCDDVQAEMSAYLEQQGYTLSDTVGMMTAVTTEHAEIGEYEGDFGSVLVMVTAGVGNAVDVSRALDREQRVGTINTWVIVNGHLPEEAFIQAMITATEAKTKALQTENVKDPLTGTIATGTSTDSLLVAATQEGEHLPYAGPITPLGKLIGHGVYDCTVRAIRAYKEAKGWTS, from the coding sequence ATGCTGCAAGTCGACAACCTCACAGGCGGCTACGGCAAAGAGCCGATCGTCAAAAACATTTCATTCCGTGTGAATAAAGGCGAAGTCCTCGGCATCCTCGGCCCGAACGGCAGCGGCAAATCGACGCTGCTGAAAATCATCTCAGGCATCTTGCCGGCCCAACAGGGGACCGTCCGGATCGACGGGGAGGACGCTAAAGCTTATTCCCAAAAGCAGTTCGCAAAAAAGGTCGCGGTCCTTCCGCAGCTCCATGCGCACGCCTTCTCCCATACCGTGAAAGACACCGTCGCACTCGGCAGATACCCGCACCAGACCGGGCTTTTTTCGTCCTGGTCCGATGCAGACGAGCGGGCGGTGACGGAGGCGCTTGCCTACACCGGCGTCACCCGCTACAAAGATACGGCGATCGAACTGCTGTCGGGAGGCGAACAGCAACGAGTTTTCGTCGCGCAGGCGCTCGCGCAAGAGGCACCGATCCTCCTGCTCGACGAACCGACGAACCATCTCGACATCGCCCACCAGCAACAATTGCTCGACACGATCCGCAACCATGCCATCGAAAAAGGCGTCACCGTCATCTCCGTCTTCCATGACGTCAACCTCGCCTCGCTCTACTGCGACCGGCTGCTCCTCATGGAAAAAGGGGAGGTCGCCATGATCGGCGACCCGCAGGACGTCATCCGCGAGTCGACGATCGGCAAAGTGTACAATGCGCGCGTCAAAACGCAGCCGCATCCAGAACTGCCGAAGCCGCAAATGACGCTTCTCCCTCAAAAAATAGAGGAAAGCAAACCGTTCACGGTCAATAAAGGACACTTCACCGTCACTGCGGAACGCGTTTCAATACAGGTCAACCAACCATTGAAAACCGTCTCATCCGCCGTCGTGAACGCAGGGCTCGGCTGGTACCGCGTATTTGTCAACCGCCACGTCGACGAAAACTATAACTGTGACGACGTCCAAGCGGAAATGTCCGCCTACCTCGAACAACAAGGCTATACACTTTCAGACACCGTCGGGATGATGACCGCCGTCACGACCGAGCATGCGGAAATCGGCGAATACGAAGGCGATTTTGGCTCCGTCCTCGTCATGGTGACAGCGGGCGTCGGTAATGCCGTCGACGTCTCGCGAGCACTTGACCGCGAACAACGCGTCGGCACGATCAACACATGGGTCATCGTCAACGGCCATTTGCCTGAAGAGGCGTTCATCCAGGCGATGATCACCGCAACCGAGGCGAAAACGAAAGCGCTCCAAACCGAAAACGTCAAAGATCCGCTCACCGGCACGATCGCGACCGGCACATCGACCGACAGCCTTTTGGTTGCAGCGACGCAAGAAGGGGAGCACTTGCCATACGCGGGCCCGATCACCCCCCTCGGCAAACTGATCGGCCACGGCGTTTACGACTGCACCGTCCGCGCGATCCGCGCCTATAAAGAAGCGAAAGGCTGGACGTCGTAA